The segment TGACTGCCGATACCGTAGACGAAGAACCCGAGGCCGAAGATTCCGTATACGATCGAGGGGATGCCGGCAAGATTGTTTACCGCAATGCGAACCGTTCTTACAAAAAACCCATCTCGAGCATATTCACGCAGATAGATTCCTCCGACCACACCAAGAGGGAACGAGAAAATACTCATTAAAAAAATGAGCATGATCGTGCCGAAAATTGCCGGGAAAAGACCTCCTTCGGTATTTGATTCCCTTGGTTCATCGAAAAAAAGCTCCCGGAGTCTTTGTCCATAATATAAAAGCTTTTCCAGAGCGGTCATCTTGTTTGGCTGATAAAACCGGACGATATCGTTGATCGAAATCTCTTTTTCCCGACCGCCGGCATCTGTAAATACCGCCTTATATGAGCTGAGCTCCGCCTGCTTTTCGTTTAAGGTCTCGACAATATCCGTAAAATTGTCCTTGAGATATTCCACCTCGAGTTTCAATTCCTGCGCCCGTTCGCTTTCCCCAAGACCGCTATGCTCCATTTTCTTGAGCAGAATCCCGGTCCGCTCGACTTCATAATTGAGCTCCACTATCCGGTCATTGAGTTCGGAAACATTCTTCCGCAAGGGCGAAACCGCCTCTATGGCATCAGCAAGAATATTCCCTGATTTTTTGGCGGGCGATACCTTGAGAAGTCTCTGATCCAGAAATTTCAGATATCCGTAAAAATCCCCATATTCCTGACGTTCCAGCACGTAGACCTCCAGGGGATAGGTGATCGGCCCCATATCCCTTTCGTCTATCCACCTGAAATCAAGCCCGTAAAGATCACGATTGCCGATCTTGAACTGGAAACGCTTCTGCTCGGAACCATGGATGGTCTCTGTTCCGGTAATCTCACCGATAACCTTCAGGCCACTGCCCAGTCTGCACTCAACCAAATCAGCCGGCCAGAAAGCGGCTACACCTTTACCGATAACTGCATAGAGCATTACAAACATCAGCAGGATAATCAGGGACAATGACAAGCCCGTCCCCCAGACATACGGCTCCCCCTGTCGCCAGAACTTGCTTTTCATTCCAACCCCTTAATATCTGACATACTTTTTCCGTAGCCGTTCACGAATTATTTCCGCTCCGGTATTCAAGATAAAGGTCAGAACAAAAAGAAGCGTTGCGCAAAGAAAAAGCACCCGGTAAAGGGTGCCGGCTACCGGGGCTTCAGGGATCTCTACGGCGATGTTGGCCGAGAGTGTGCGCATCCCGGTAAATATTGACCAGTCGAGAATAGGAGTATTGCCGGTTGCCATCAGGACGATCATTGTTTCACCAACGGCCCGGCCAAAACCGATCATGATCGCGGCGAAGATACCCGGACTGGCCGAGGGCAAAACCACCCTCCAGATCGTCTGCCACCTGCTCGCGCTCAACGCGAGGGACGCGGCGGTCAGGCTGTGCGGAATATTTGATATTGCATCTTCGGTCATCGAGAAGATGACCGGGATCACCGCAATCCCAAGACCAAAAGCAATAATGAGGCAGTTGCGCTGATCATATCTCATTCCGACATCATTATAGAGCCAGAGCTTGAAATTGCCGCCAAACAGCACGGACTCCATCATCGGCGCAACCCCTATGGAAATCGCAGTCGCCAGAATGATGATCGGCATCAGGAGTAGGAACTCATAGCCCATACACCGATTCTGAAAGTATGAGTTTTTATATAATGGCTGGAGGACGATCATGAAAACAAGATAGAGCAGGGGCACCATGACCAGGCAGATCAGAACCGCCAGGATAGATCGTTCGACAATTGGCGCGAGCCAGAGAGCAATAAGGAATCCGATGACAACGGAAGGAATGGAAGCCATGATCTCAA is part of the Pseudomonadota bacterium genome and harbors:
- the pstA gene encoding phosphate ABC transporter permease PstA; protein product: MKSKFWRQGEPYVWGTGLSLSLIILLMFVMLYAVIGKGVAAFWPADLVECRLGSGLKVIGEITGTETIHGSEQKRFQFKIGNRDLYGLDFRWIDERDMGPITYPLEVYVLERQEYGDFYGYLKFLDQRLLKVSPAKKSGNILADAIEAVSPLRKNVSELNDRIVELNYEVERTGILLKKMEHSGLGESERAQELKLEVEYLKDNFTDIVETLNEKQAELSSYKAVFTDAGGREKEISINDIVRFYQPNKMTALEKLLYYGQRLRELFFDEPRESNTEGGLFPAIFGTIMLIFLMSIFSFPLGVVGGIYLREYARDGFFVRTVRIAVNNLAGIPSIVYGIFGLGFFVYGIGSQIDLFFFPERLPIPTFGTGGIFWASLTLGLLTVPVVIVATEEALGAIPPGIREGSQALAATKFQTLTMLLLPMASPGILTGFILAMARAAGEVAPLMITGVVKLAPALPLDSHFPFLHLDRKFMHLGFHIYDIGFQSPNVEAAKPMVYVTTLLLILIVVLMTSLAIYLRNKMRARYSVVDV